The stretch of DNA CCCCCGCCGACGCCACGGCGCACCTCGCGGCTCTCCAGCGCGCCAACCGCGCCATCAAGGTCAACGTCGGCGGCGTCGAACGCTACGCAGCGGTGGAGGACTCCGCCCGCCTGCGCGATGCCCTTGGCGTGCCGCTGCCGATGGGCGTGCCGCTGGCCTTCATCGAGCCCGTCGCGGATCCGCTGGGGGATCTCGTCTCGCGCTACTCCCGCACCCACGGGCCGTTCACCTCGGCCGAAGCCGCCGCCCGGCTGGGACTCGGCGTCGCCGTCGTCGGCACCGCACTGAAGCGGCTCGCCGCGGACGGACGGGTGGTGGAAGGCGAGTTCCGCCCCCATGCCCCGCCCCCGGAAGGGACAGCACCGGACGCGGATGCCGGCGTTGCAGCCCCCACGGCCCCGTCTGTCGTTCTGCCGGTCGTTCTGCCTCCGGCAAGTGTCAGCGAGTGGTGCGACGCCGAGGTCCTGCGCAAGCTCCGCCGCCGTTCACTCGCCGCGCTGCGCGCGGAGGTCGAACCCGTGGACTCCGCCGCCTATGGCCGTTTCCTTCCGGCCTGGCAGAACGTCCGCGCCCCCGGCAGCCGCCGCGGGCAGCCGGCGCTGCGTGGGCTGGACGGCATCATCACCGCCGTGGACCAGCTCTCCGGGGTGCCCATTCCGGCGTCGGCCTGGGAGCCGCTGGTCCTGGCCGGCCGGGTATCCGACTACCAGCCGGCCATGCTCGATGAACTTATGGCAGCCGGCGAGGTCCTCTGGTCCGGCGCGGGCTCGCTGCCGGGCAATGACGGGTGGGTGAGCCTGCATCTGGCCGATTCGGCCGAACTGACGCTGAACCCCGCCATCGACTTTGTGCCCGGCGACGCGCAGCTGCGGCTCCTGGAGCACCTGCGGAACAACGGCGGCGGCTATTTCTTCCGGCAGCTGACCGGGATTGCCGGCGGCATGGATACGGTGCTGAGCGACCAGGATGTGGTCTCCGCGCTGTGGGACCTCGCCTGGGCCGGGCGTCTCACCGGCGACACGTTCGCGCCGGTCCGCGCCCTGATCGCCGGCGGCCACACCGCCCACCGGCAGGTCGCCCGCGCGCCGCGGGCCCGGGCACCGCGGCTGAGCCGGCTGGGACGCGCCCACGGCACCGGGTTGCTGGGCTCGCCCGGGCTCACCGGAGGCCGCTACGGTTCCGCCACCGGCGCGGCGCCTACTCCCCCGCTCGCCGCGGGCCGCTGGTCCGCGCTGCCTGCCCCCGAACTGGATCCCACCATCCATGCCCGTGCCACCGCCGAACTCCTGCTGGACCGGTACGGGGTGGTCACCCGCGGATCGGTCATGGCGGAGAACATCCTGGGCGGCTTCGGCCTGATGTACAAGGTGCTCGCGCGGCTGGAGGAGGCCGGCCGGTGCCGCCGCGGGTACTTCATCGAACACCTCGGCGCCGCACAGTTTGCCGTCCCGGCCACGGTGGACCGGCTGCGGTCCTTCGCCGAGGATACCCAGCTGTCCAAGCCCGAGCCGGTCGCGCTGGCCCTCGCCGCCACCGACCCTGCCAACGCCTACGGTGCTGCCCTGCCGTGGCCTGCGCTCAACGTCGAAGCCGGCACCGGCCACCGCCCGGGCCGGAAGGCCGGCGCCCTGGTGGTGCTCGTCGACGGCGCCCTGGTCCTCTATGTGGAGCGTGGCGGCAAGACCCTGCTCGCGTTCAGTGACGACGCCGGGATCCTGGCCGCGGCGGGCGCGGCGCTGGTGGGGGTGGTGAAACGCGGCGCGGTGGACAAGCTGATCATGGAAAAGGTCAACGGCCACGGCATCCTGGACACTCCCGTCGCCGCCGCCCTGGCCCAGGCCGGCGCCTACTCCACACCGAAGGGATTGAGGATCCGTGCCTGAGGGCGACTCCGTCTTCCGCGCGGCGGCGCAGCTTCAGGCGGCGCTGGCCGGGCAGCAGCTGATTTCTTCCGACTTCCGGGTCCCGCGCTTCGCCACGCTCAAGCTGGATGGCTGGACTGTGAACGAGGTGGTGCCGCGCGGCAAGCATCTGCTCATGCGGCTGCAGGGCCCGTCTCGGGAGGACCGCCTGACCATCCACTCGCATTTGAAGATGGAAGGCGCCTGGCAGGTCTACCCGCCGGGAGGCCGCTGGCGGAAACCCGGGTTCACCGCCCGGTGTGTGCTGCGCACCGCGGCGGCAGACGCCGTCGGGTTCTCCCTGGGCATCCTGGAGGTGGTGCGTACCTCCGAGGAGGACTCGGTCGTGGGCCACCTCGGCCCGGACCTGCTCGGGCCCGACTGGGACCTGGCCGAGGCCGAACGGCGGATCCGCACCGCACCCGGGGTTCCGATCGGCGTCGCGCTGTTGGACCAGCGGAATCTGGCGGGAATCGGCAACATCTACCGCTGCGAGGCATGCTTCCGCTCGGGCGTCCACCCGGCGTCCCCGGTCTCCGCGGTGGGTGACCTGGGCGGACTGATTGCGGGCGCCAAAGCCCTGCTGGAAGCCAATCTGGGGCCGGGCCCGCGGACCACGGTGCTCCATGCACGGGGCATCCCGGTGGCCCGGATGGCCGGGCGGCCCGGCTACTGGGTGTACCGCCGAGAGCACCAGCCCTGCCTGAAGTGCGGAACGCCGGTACGCCGTGGAGTCCTAGCCACGGCCGCAGGGACCGAGGAACGGGATATCTATTACTGCCCGGGGTGCCAGCCGGCGCCCGAATAGAACCGCTGCGGATCCGGTCCTGCGACGCTCACATTACCCGGCGCGGACTGATTCCCGCGTCGCCGGCAACGTTCGGCGTCAGTGCGCTGCGGCTTGCAGCGCTTTCGGCTCCGGAACGGTGAACCGTGGCAGCAGAAGCTGCACCAGCGGGCCGATGGCCAGCGCGTAGACCACCGTGCCGACACCGATGGAGCCGCCCAGCAGCCAGCCGGCTCCGAGCACCGCCACTTCGATGCCGGTCCTGGATACCCGCACGGACCATCCGGTGCGCCGGGCCAGCCCGGTCATCAGGCCGTCCCGGGGGCCGGGCCCGAGGCGGGCTCCGATGTAGCACGCCGAGGCGATGCCGTTCAGCACCACGGCTCCGGCGAGCATGCCGATCTGTCCGCCCAGCTGGGAGAACTCCGGGATCAGCGCCAGGCCGACGTCCGCGAAGACCCCCACCAGCACGGCATTGCACAACGTGCCGACGCCGGGCCACTGCCGCAGCGGAATCCACAGCAGCAGCACCAGGAAGCTGACGATCACCACCACGGTGCCTATGCTCAGACCTGCCCTGCCGGCCAGCCCTTGATGGAAGACGTCCCAGGGGTCCAGTCCCAGTCCGGCCCGGATGAACATCGCCAGGGAAACGCCGTACAGGGCGAGGCCGACAAGAAGCTGGAGGAGTCTGCGGGGCATCATGGCACCCATCTTCCCGGAAAACTGGCCTTGTATTCCATATCCAGTTTGAGATACTGGCCTTATGTCCGGCTCCCTGAATCCCGGTTCCCTCGCCCGCCTGCTGGGCGGGTGGCACCTCGGCACCGCCCCCGCCTACCGCGAGCTGGCCGACGTCGTCCGCCTGCTGGTCCTCGACGGCCGCGTCCCGCTGGACGTCGCGCTGCCAAGCGAGCGGTCCCTCGCCGCGGCCCTGGGCATCAGCCGCACCACCGTGACCGCAGCCTATTCCTCGCTGCGCGAGCAGGGCTTCCTGAGCAGTGGCCAAGGCAGCAGGGGCCGGACCTGCATCCCGGGTCATGGGCCGCGGAACGTAGGAGGCGGAGGCGCAGACGGGGCGGCCGGAGCATCGAGCCTCAGCGGCGCGCCGGGCCTGGCCGTCCCGCCCGGGCTCCTGGACCTTGCCTATGCCTCACTGCCGGCCAGCGGTGAGGTGGTGCACCGGGCCTTTGCGGCCGCGCTGACGGAACTGCCGGCACTGCTGCCCGGCTTCGGCTACGACGCGCTCGGCGTGGGCGCGCTCCGGGAGGCGATCGCAGCGCGGTATTCGGCGTCGGGCGTTCCCACCACTGCCCGGCAGATCCTGGTGACTTCCGGCGCACAGCATGCCCTGAACATCATCCTGCGCACGCTCGCCGGCCGAGCGGACAAGGTCCTGGTGGAGCATCCGAGCTACCCGAACGCCCTCGACGCCATCCGCGCCGCGGGGTGCCGTCCCGTGCCGGTGGCCATGCCTCCCGCCGTGGCCGGCGCCACGCCCGGCTGGGATCCCGACGCGATGGAGACCGCACTGCTGCAGCAGCGGCCCGCGATGGCCTATGTGGTGCCGGACTTCCACAACCCCACCGGGCGGCTGATGTCCGATCCGCAGCGGCGCCGGCTCATACGTGCCGCAGCAGCCTCGGGCACGGTACTGGTGGTGGACGAGACACTGCGCGAGTTGAACCTCGACGCCGCCGGCTCCACTCCCATGGCCGCGTTCAGCCCGGCTGTGGTTTCGCTTGGTTCCCTCAGCAAGTCGCACTGGGCGGGGCTTCGGACCGGCTGGATCCGGGCCAGCGAACCCCTCATCCAGCGCTTCACTGCCGCCCGCACCACCCTGGACCTCGGCGGCCCCGTGGTGGAACAGCTCGCCGCGGCGCATCTGGTCAACGCCATGACGGAGCCGCTTCCTGCCCGGCTCGCCGCGCTGCGCGGGAACCGCGACATCCTGCTGGAACTGGTGCGCGGACACCTGCCAGGCTGGGAACCGGAACGGCCCGACGGCGGCCTGTCCGTGTGGTGCCGGCTTCCGGCGCCGATCAGCACGGCGCTTGCAGTGATCGCACCCGACTTCGGCATCCGGCTCGCCGCCGGCCCCCGGTTCGGGCTGGGCGGGGCGTTTGAGCACTACCTCCGGGTGCCGTTCACCTTGCCGCCGGAGCAGCTGGAGACCGCCGTGCGTGCGCTGCGCTCGGCCCAGGACAGGGTGGAGGCCGCTCCCCAGCTGCGGCGGAACCTCGTGGTCGCGCCGGCCGCAGCCATCGCCTGACTCGGGGAATTCCCTGCGCTGCGTAAATTTCCCGGCGACGCCCGAATCCGGGGGTCGCCGGGTAATTTGCGCAGCGCCAGGTAATCCGCACGGCGCCGGCGGGCGGGACTCCTACGCGTAGACCTTCTCGAGGAAGCCGCCCCACGCCCGGGCTGTGGCTTCGGAGTCCCCGCGGCCGCTGAAATCGTGGACGGTCATGCCCACCGGCGCGCCGAATGCGTTGCGGCCGAAGAACCGGTACAGCGTGTCGGCCGTCCGCAGGCCCAGGAAGTTTTCGTTGGAAAAGTCGACTTCCCCGGC from Arthrobacter sp. PAMC25564 encodes:
- a CDS encoding DNA-formamidopyrimidine glycosylase family protein → MPEGDSVFRAAAQLQAALAGQQLISSDFRVPRFATLKLDGWTVNEVVPRGKHLLMRLQGPSREDRLTIHSHLKMEGAWQVYPPGGRWRKPGFTARCVLRTAAADAVGFSLGILEVVRTSEEDSVVGHLGPDLLGPDWDLAEAERRIRTAPGVPIGVALLDQRNLAGIGNIYRCEACFRSGVHPASPVSAVGDLGGLIAGAKALLEANLGPGPRTTVLHARGIPVARMAGRPGYWVYRREHQPCLKCGTPVRRGVLATAAGTEERDIYYCPGCQPAPE
- a CDS encoding PLP-dependent aminotransferase family protein translates to MSGSLNPGSLARLLGGWHLGTAPAYRELADVVRLLVLDGRVPLDVALPSERSLAAALGISRTTVTAAYSSLREQGFLSSGQGSRGRTCIPGHGPRNVGGGGADGAAGASSLSGAPGLAVPPGLLDLAYASLPASGEVVHRAFAAALTELPALLPGFGYDALGVGALREAIAARYSASGVPTTARQILVTSGAQHALNIILRTLAGRADKVLVEHPSYPNALDAIRAAGCRPVPVAMPPAVAGATPGWDPDAMETALLQQRPAMAYVVPDFHNPTGRLMSDPQRRRLIRAAAASGTVLVVDETLRELNLDAAGSTPMAAFSPAVVSLGSLSKSHWAGLRTGWIRASEPLIQRFTAARTTLDLGGPVVEQLAAAHLVNAMTEPLPARLAALRGNRDILLELVRGHLPGWEPERPDGGLSVWCRLPAPISTALAVIAPDFGIRLAAGPRFGLGGAFEHYLRVPFTLPPEQLETAVRALRSAQDRVEAAPQLRRNLVVAPAAAIA